One window of Halopelagius longus genomic DNA carries:
- a CDS encoding Zn-ribbon domain-containing OB-fold protein produces the protein MTDSKFDEWVAALAEGEGFYLACPEGHGSLPPRRTCPHCGATALTAEPLPEEGSVETYTEVHVAGPEFDGLTPYVTAIASFGPVRLTGAFGGLSDAGDRPDPSVGQSVRVGTEENPNTGESVVVLRPV, from the coding sequence ATGACGGACTCGAAGTTCGACGAGTGGGTTGCGGCCCTCGCGGAGGGGGAGGGGTTCTACCTCGCCTGTCCCGAAGGGCACGGTTCCTTGCCGCCCCGCCGGACGTGTCCGCACTGCGGCGCGACGGCGTTGACGGCGGAACCACTCCCCGAGGAGGGGAGCGTCGAGACGTACACCGAGGTGCACGTCGCCGGCCCGGAGTTCGACGGACTGACGCCGTACGTCACGGCTATCGCGTCGTTCGGACCGGTCAGACTGACCGGCGCGTTCGGCGGTCTGTCGGACGCGGGCGACCGACCGGACCCGTCGGTGGGGCAGAGCGTGCGCGTCGGGACGGAGGAGAACCCGAACACGGGCGAGTCCGTGGTCGTCCTCCGACCGGTGTGA
- a CDS encoding DUF7313 family protein — translation MQPLQFAVPLDALEVLEPFITYIILGLVLVNMVTRILAHRKHVNQAEDGDDDEELSRFLPHSVTTVLLVLASFIMLLLEPHGGMVMSVLALGLLLTDFFEYESRRVEARTDKKIEKPKAAVGASVLLLMYAAFQALFFLVADYWNAVV, via the coding sequence ATGCAACCGCTACAGTTCGCTGTCCCGCTCGACGCCCTCGAGGTGTTAGAGCCGTTCATCACCTACATCATCTTGGGTCTCGTCCTCGTCAACATGGTGACGCGGATTCTCGCGCACCGGAAGCACGTGAACCAAGCGGAAGACGGCGATGACGACGAAGAACTCTCGCGGTTCCTCCCACACAGCGTGACGACGGTGTTACTCGTCCTCGCGTCGTTCATCATGCTGCTCCTCGAACCGCACGGAGGGATGGTGATGTCCGTGCTGGCGCTCGGACTGCTGCTCACGGACTTCTTCGAGTACGAATCGCGCCGCGTCGAAGCCCGCACCGACAAGAAAATCGAGAAGCCCAAGGCCGCGGTCGGTGCCTCGGTGCTCCTGCTCATGTACGCCGCGTTCCAAGCCCTCTTCTTCCTCGTGGCGGACTACTGGAACGCCGTCGTCTGA
- a CDS encoding thiolase domain-containing protein produces MTDVRIAGVGLTPFGRQSDRTGRDLFAEAALAAREEAGAPRDDFEAVHYGNFMGALAERQGHQGPLVAEAAGLDAPATRHESACASSGVAVREAVRGIRSGDHDVVLAGGMERMTNLDTAAVTESLAIAADELFEVRAGMTFPGAYALMARAYFEEFGGTREDLAHVAAKNHANAVENEYAQYRREVSVAEALDSPPVADPLHLMDSCPITDGASAVVLVSDEYAEEKGIDAPVAVSGTGQGGDKFALQDRKWLNRTPAAADAADEAYDDAEIGASDVDVAEVHDCFTIAEVLALEGLGLYGHGEAIGAARRGETTRDGRLPVNLSGGLKAKGHPVGATGCAQVAEMTRVLRGDHPNSDAVPDACVGVTHNAGGTVASAVVHVLEVRG; encoded by the coding sequence ATGACAGATGTTCGAATCGCGGGCGTCGGCCTCACGCCGTTCGGTCGGCAGTCCGACCGGACCGGCCGCGACCTGTTCGCCGAGGCCGCACTGGCGGCCCGCGAGGAGGCCGGCGCGCCCCGGGACGACTTCGAGGCAGTCCACTACGGGAACTTCATGGGCGCACTCGCGGAGCGACAGGGACACCAAGGCCCTCTCGTCGCGGAAGCCGCCGGGTTGGACGCGCCGGCGACGCGCCACGAGTCCGCCTGCGCCTCGTCGGGCGTGGCCGTCCGCGAGGCGGTGCGGGGAATCCGCTCGGGCGACCACGACGTGGTCCTCGCCGGCGGGATGGAGCGCATGACGAACCTCGATACGGCCGCGGTCACAGAGTCGCTGGCCATCGCCGCCGACGAACTGTTCGAGGTGCGCGCGGGGATGACGTTCCCGGGCGCGTACGCCCTGATGGCCCGCGCGTACTTCGAGGAGTTCGGCGGGACGCGCGAGGACTTGGCGCACGTCGCCGCGAAGAACCACGCGAACGCCGTCGAGAACGAGTACGCGCAGTACCGCCGCGAGGTGAGCGTAGCGGAGGCACTCGACAGTCCGCCCGTCGCCGACCCACTCCACCTGATGGACTCCTGTCCCATCACCGACGGCGCGAGCGCGGTGGTCCTCGTCAGCGACGAGTACGCGGAGGAGAAGGGGATAGACGCCCCCGTCGCCGTCTCGGGAACCGGGCAGGGCGGCGACAAGTTCGCCTTGCAGGACCGCAAGTGGCTGAACCGGACGCCCGCCGCGGCGGACGCCGCTGACGAGGCGTACGACGACGCCGAAATCGGGGCGTCTGACGTGGACGTGGCGGAGGTACACGACTGCTTCACCATCGCCGAAGTGCTCGCCCTCGAAGGACTCGGCCTGTACGGCCACGGCGAGGCCATCGGCGCGGCGCGACGCGGCGAGACGACCCGCGACGGTCGCCTCCCGGTGAACCTCTCGGGCGGCCTGAAGGCGAAGGGGCACCCCGTCGGCGCGACGGGGTGCGCGCAGGTGGCCGAGATGACGCGCGTCCTCCGCGGTGACCACCCGAACAGCGACGCGGTGCCCGACGCGTGCGTCGGCGTCACCCACAACGCGGGCGGGACGGTCGCCAGCGCCGTCGTCCACGTGTTGGAGGTGCGCGGATGA
- a CDS encoding M28 family peptidase — protein sequence MAEWIAETFTSDVGWDHLQSLVDIGDRMAGHPGEREAMELTRDALSAVGARDARIDTFEIQGWSRGDSAVRAGDTEQDCIALPRSPSEEASGELVDLGYGLPEDFEQDLSGKVAMVSSTVPDHYERFIHRREKYYHAVEAGAAAFVFRNHVEGCLPSTGSVGTEESPIGDVPAVGVSKEVGARLARRFEGEAVTVSVDCEAYPAESGNVHAELGPDTEEEVLVTSHLDAHDIAEGALDNGAGTAVVVEVARALAAREDELDTRVRFVCFGAEEVGLVGSAHESERMGEDRERIKAVVNNDGVVEGRTLSFYTHGFDVLENAVEAVSDRFDHPMSTVPQQMPHSDHWPFVQHGVPGYMVASESEGRGRGWGHTFADTLDKLEPRTLREQAILLTELTVDLAAEDAEVPRKDPEDIAAALEAEDHAEGMKITGDWPY from the coding sequence ATGGCAGAGTGGATTGCGGAGACGTTCACGAGCGACGTCGGGTGGGACCACCTCCAGTCGCTGGTGGATATCGGCGACCGGATGGCCGGTCACCCCGGAGAGCGCGAGGCGATGGAACTGACGCGGGACGCCCTCTCGGCCGTCGGCGCGCGCGACGCGCGCATCGACACGTTCGAGATTCAGGGGTGGTCTCGCGGCGACAGCGCCGTCCGCGCGGGCGACACCGAACAGGACTGCATCGCCCTCCCGCGGAGTCCGTCCGAGGAGGCGTCCGGGGAACTGGTCGATTTGGGCTACGGCCTCCCAGAGGACTTCGAGCAGGACCTCTCGGGGAAGGTGGCGATGGTCTCTTCGACGGTTCCGGACCACTACGAGCGGTTCATCCACCGCCGCGAGAAGTACTACCACGCCGTCGAGGCGGGCGCGGCGGCGTTCGTCTTCCGCAACCACGTGGAGGGCTGTCTCCCCTCGACGGGGAGCGTCGGCACCGAGGAGTCGCCCATCGGCGACGTCCCCGCCGTCGGCGTCAGCAAGGAGGTGGGCGCGCGACTCGCCCGCCGGTTCGAGGGCGAGGCGGTGACCGTCTCCGTCGACTGCGAGGCGTACCCCGCCGAGAGCGGCAACGTCCACGCCGAACTCGGACCCGACACCGAGGAGGAGGTTCTCGTCACGAGCCACCTCGACGCCCACGACATCGCGGAGGGCGCGTTGGACAACGGCGCGGGCACCGCCGTGGTCGTCGAGGTGGCGCGCGCACTCGCCGCCCGCGAGGACGAACTCGACACGCGCGTCCGGTTCGTCTGCTTCGGCGCGGAGGAGGTGGGCCTCGTCGGGTCGGCCCACGAGTCCGAGCGGATGGGCGAGGACCGAGAGCGAATCAAGGCCGTCGTGAACAACGACGGCGTCGTCGAGGGGCGGACGCTCTCGTTTTACACGCACGGCTTCGACGTCCTCGAAAACGCCGTCGAGGCGGTGTCGGACCGCTTCGACCACCCGATGTCAACCGTCCCCCAACAGATGCCGCACAGCGACCACTGGCCGTTCGTCCAACACGGCGTGCCGGGCTACATGGTCGCGAGCGAATCGGAGGGCCGCGGGCGCGGGTGGGGCCACACGTTCGCCGACACCCTCGACAAACTCGAACCGCGGACGCTCCGCGAACAGGCCATCCTCCTGACCGAACTGACGGTCGACCTCGCCGCAGAGGACGCCGAGGTGCCGCGGAAGGACCCGGAGGACATCGCCGCCGCCCTCGAAGCCGAGGACCACGCCGAGGGCATGAAGATTACCGGCGACTGGCCGTACTGA
- a CDS encoding NAD(+)/NADH kinase, producing the protein MSGEDAPAFVVRGDSEASAVAAAVEDAGGVVAAEVAADVPFDAVSLDGDADDADAVLAVGEAALLSALDGETPPVLPVDAGYGRYSLDRSAVGTAVEAVRSGEAWTVRHPTVSVRVDGETAGRALTDVTLMTSEPARISEYSVAERRPSDGPTDAGGRAEVDSFRADGVVAATPLGSAGYARAAGGSVLDADAGLAVVPIAPYATTTDSWVLQSPVTLSVRRDDAAVSLILDDEVARDVPPDVPVEIDADGEIPLLRVPGSAGRTRS; encoded by the coding sequence GTGAGCGGCGAGGACGCACCGGCGTTCGTCGTCCGCGGCGATTCGGAGGCGTCCGCGGTGGCCGCCGCCGTCGAAGACGCGGGCGGCGTCGTCGCCGCCGAAGTCGCCGCCGACGTTCCGTTCGACGCCGTCTCGCTCGACGGCGACGCCGACGACGCGGACGCCGTCCTCGCAGTCGGCGAAGCGGCGCTTCTCTCCGCCCTCGACGGCGAAACCCCGCCCGTTCTCCCCGTCGACGCCGGGTACGGCCGCTACTCGCTCGACCGGTCGGCGGTCGGAACGGCCGTCGAAGCCGTCCGCTCCGGCGAGGCGTGGACGGTCCGTCACCCGACGGTGAGCGTCCGCGTCGACGGGGAGACGGCCGGACGCGCGCTGACGGACGTGACGCTGATGACGAGCGAACCCGCTCGAATCTCCGAGTACTCGGTCGCGGAGCGACGTCCGTCGGACGGCCCGACGGACGCCGGGGGGAGAGCGGAGGTGGACTCGTTCCGGGCCGACGGCGTCGTCGCGGCGACTCCGCTCGGAAGTGCGGGGTACGCTCGTGCCGCCGGAGGGTCCGTCCTCGACGCCGACGCCGGCCTCGCCGTCGTCCCCATCGCTCCCTACGCGACGACGACGGACTCGTGGGTGCTCCAATCGCCCGTCACGCTCTCGGTGCGGCGCGACGACGCCGCCGTCTCGCTCATCCTCGACGACGAGGTGGCCCGGGACGTTCCCCCGGACGTACCGGTCGAGATCGACGCCGACGGGGAGATTCCGCTCCTCCGCGTCCCGGGATCGGCCGGTCGGACGCGGTCTTGA